GCCCATCCAGTCGGAAGCCAGCGCCGTCATGGAACTCATGGAAAGATTCAGTTTCTTCTCTTTCATTCGCCGGTCTTCGTTTCCCCTGCTGCCCTATGGAGAGGTCGCATCCGAAGCGGTTTCCCCCGAAATGCTCAAGCAATCCGTTTACGATGATTCCACTCCCCTGGACCTCTGCCGGGAATTCCTGCAGGATGTTCCCCTGCGCTGGACCAGAGCCACCAACCTGACCCGCGGAGAAGACCAATGGGTGCCCATCGACTGGTTTTATCTCATCAATGAATACAACGGTCCCGCGGCAGGCAACACCATCGAGGAAGCCATTCTGCAGAGCCTCTGCGAAGTGGTGGAACGGCATGTGGGCTCCATCATCAGCTATGAAAAGCGCTCGACCCCCCTCATCGATCCGGCATCCCTCAAGGATCCAGCGGCAGTGGAACTGGTGGAAAAATTCCGCAGGCAGGGCATCGAACTCTATATGAGGGATTTTTCCCTGGATACGGGAATCCCCACGGTGGGAGCGCTGGCCTACGATCCTTCCACCTTTCCCCAATTGAGTGAAATCATTTTCACTGCGGGAACCACATCCAATCCGGAAAAATCCCTTTCAAGGGCTCTAACGGAGATCGCCCAGCTTGCGGGAGATTTTGAAAGCCGCACCTCCTACCGGCCGACTCTCCCCAAGTACACCAGCCTGGAAGAGGCCGGCTACCTCATGGAAAACCATAGAACCGTTTCCATTGGAGATCTTCCCAACCTGGACCACGACAATTTGAAGGTGGAAATCGAACGCTGCGTAAACGCTCTCAGGCGGATCGGCCTGGAAGTTCTGGTGATCGACGTGACGCACCCGGAACTCGGTGTACCGGCGGTTTACACCATTGTACCGGGAGCGCACTTCCTGGACCGCACCCGCGACACGGATTTTGCCCAGCATGCCGCGCGCACCCTGCTCCAAAGCGTTCCCATCGAACAGATCATGCCCCACATGGAACGACTCCTCCATCTTTTCGGGCCGCGCTACGATCTCACCTTCTTTCTGGCGCACAGTCTGGAACTGGAAGGCCGGCCGAAAACCGCACTCTCTCTCTTCCTTCAGGCCCTGGATCAAAACCCCGATCCCAGGGAAATCGCGAGCATTTATGTACACATCGCTTCCTGCCGAAAAGATTTGGCGCAATACGAAGAAGCCCTGGAAGCCCTGGCGCAGGCCGAACAATTCAACGACGAACTGAAGGAAATTTACAACCTGCGCGGCTTTTGCTACTATCAGCTCAAGAGACACCGGGACGCCATCTCGGCCTTTGAAAAAGCCATCGAACTGGACCCCGGCTCGGCCATCGACTATGCCAACATCGGCTCCAACCTGCGGGAACTTGGGTTCAAGCAGGAAGCCATTCGTCTCTACCGCATGGCCCTTGAACTCGACCCAGACATCGAATTTGCGCGCGACAACATTGCAAGGCTCGAAGAGGCGATGGAAAAGGATTCAACGGCTGCCTGATGAGTTATAAGCAACCGCATTGTCCTCCCTGGCTTTAGCTGCCGGTTGCCCCGAAAGTTCTCGGCCCGCGTGCTATGGCATGACTCATAAGGGAAAAACATGGGAATACAGGGACCAATATCGTTGGCAAGTGACCAGGATTCGCTGATCGAAGTGACTGAATTGACCAAGAAATTCAACGAGGTCACAGCCGTTGACGCGATTTCCTTCAGTGTGCGTCAGGGTGAGCTTTTCGGCTTTCTCGGCCCCAATGGCGCGGGCAAAACAACTACCATCAATATACTCACAGGGCTTGCCAGGCCGAATTCGGGAAAAATCAAAATCGCCGGTATGGAATGTGAAAAAAACCCAAAAGCGGCTCAGCATCTGATTGGGATTGTTCCCGATGAAAGCAACCTTTATCCCGAGTTGTCCGGATTTGACAACCTCTGTTTTTGCGCTTCCCTCTACGGCATGCGGAAGAAGGAGCGCCAGGCGCGCGCAAGAGAACTACTGGACGCATTTGGTTTAAAAGAAGCGGCGAATCGGAAATTCGCCGGTTATTCCAAAGGCATGAAACGCAAACTGACGATTGCCGCAGGAATCATTCACCATCCACAAATCCTGTTTCTGGATGAACCCACCACCGGCATCGATGTGGCCAGCGCCCGGCAGATCAGGCAGCTCATTGCCGAACTTCACCGCGCCGGGACAACGATCTTTCTCACCACACATTACCTCGAAGAGGCTGAACGCCTCTGTGAGCGTATCGCCTTCATCGTGAAAGGGCGGGTGGTGCGAACAGACACCGTTGCCAATCTTTTGCAGCCAATACAGGAAAGGAAAGCGATGCTGATTTCTGTCTCGAATAGTGCCGACGATCTATGCGACAAGCTGGCTTCCGCCTTTCCTCATTTCGAGTTCCAAGCCGTTTCCACCGGCCAGGTTCGCATCGAGTCGGCAGAGGCAATAAGCATTGGCCCCTTCGTACGGTTCATTGAGAACCAGGGCGCCGAAGTCATGGAGGCCCGCCGGCTGATACCGTCACTGGAGGAAGTCTTTGTTCGGGTTACCGGTATCGAGCTGGATGCCATGAAAAAAGAAAAGGAAAGGGCTGGAGGCGGTCAATGAAACGGTGGATTGCTTTTTGGAATATTATGCTCAAGGATATGCATGCCTATTATCTCAAGCCGCCCAACATCAGTTGGGGCCTGATGTTTCCTGTGGCCTGGACGGGTATGTTCTTCATCAAGTCGGGCAGCGGCCTGGAAAGCATTCTTACACTGCTTCCAGGCGTGATTGCGATTTCTGTCCTTTTCGGCACCACTTCTATGTTGGCAGTGACGGTAACATTCGAGAAAAAGAACCGCTCGTTTGAACGCTTGCTGCTCGCCCCCATTCCATTGGAGCTTCTCATGCTGGCCAAGACGAGCGGGGCGATCCTCTTTGGTGTGGCGAATGCTTCTGTCCCCATCCTTCTGGCCCTGTTCCTGAGCGATCTTTCCCAGGTTGCCTGGATCGCTGTATTGCCCGCCATTATATTGATCGCAATCGCATCGACTTTCCTGGGCCTTTT
This region of Desulforhabdus amnigena genomic DNA includes:
- a CDS encoding YcaO-like family protein, producing MNSHIVIKDCYKTYRHDQDKARTPEETVARVKERLEKLKINILSETRRIDTGRLDIPVYISLCGDDATRLTGTKKQMGKGATPIQSEASAVMELMERFSFFSFIRRSSFPLLPYGEVASEAVSPEMLKQSVYDDSTPLDLCREFLQDVPLRWTRATNLTRGEDQWVPIDWFYLINEYNGPAAGNTIEEAILQSLCEVVERHVGSIISYEKRSTPLIDPASLKDPAAVELVEKFRRQGIELYMRDFSLDTGIPTVGALAYDPSTFPQLSEIIFTAGTTSNPEKSLSRALTEIAQLAGDFESRTSYRPTLPKYTSLEEAGYLMENHRTVSIGDLPNLDHDNLKVEIERCVNALRRIGLEVLVIDVTHPELGVPAVYTIVPGAHFLDRTRDTDFAQHAARTLLQSVPIEQIMPHMERLLHLFGPRYDLTFFLAHSLELEGRPKTALSLFLQALDQNPDPREIASIYVHIASCRKDLAQYEEALEALAQAEQFNDELKEIYNLRGFCYYQLKRHRDAISAFEKAIELDPGSAIDYANIGSNLRELGFKQEAIRLYRMALELDPDIEFARDNIARLEEAMEKDSTAA
- a CDS encoding ABC transporter ATP-binding protein, giving the protein MASDQDSLIEVTELTKKFNEVTAVDAISFSVRQGELFGFLGPNGAGKTTTINILTGLARPNSGKIKIAGMECEKNPKAAQHLIGIVPDESNLYPELSGFDNLCFCASLYGMRKKERQARARELLDAFGLKEAANRKFAGYSKGMKRKLTIAAGIIHHPQILFLDEPTTGIDVASARQIRQLIAELHRAGTTIFLTTHYLEEAERLCERIAFIVKGRVVRTDTVANLLQPIQERKAMLISVSNSADDLCDKLASAFPHFEFQAVSTGQVRIESAEAISIGPFVRFIENQGAEVMEARRLIPSLEEVFVRVTGIELDAMKKEKERAGGGQ
- a CDS encoding ABC transporter permease — its product is MKRWIAFWNIMLKDMHAYYLKPPNISWGLMFPVAWTGMFFIKSGSGLESILTLLPGVIAISVLFGTTSMLAVTVTFEKKNRSFERLLLAPIPLELLMLAKTSGAILFGVANASVPILLALFLSDLSQVAWIAVLPAIILIAIASTFLGLFIAVSVSEVFEAQTFSNFFRFPMIFLCGLFFPIHSLPTFLRPLSYLFPLTYGADILHGTIRGKNIMPLGLDFSIITVFCIVLFYASLRNIHRKWIA